The following coding sequences are from one Aeromicrobium duanguangcaii window:
- a CDS encoding ribose-5-phosphate isomerase has product MRVHLGADHAGYELKNHLVTWLTEHGHEPVDHGAHTFDADDDYPPFCVDAAQAVLDDKGSLGIVIGGSGNGEQIAANKVPGIRCALTWSVETAQLARQHNNAQVMGIGARMHSLEEAEQIVEAFLTTPWSEADRHQRRIDLLATYEETGTFA; this is encoded by the coding sequence ATGCGCGTCCACCTCGGTGCCGATCACGCCGGCTACGAACTCAAGAACCATCTCGTCACGTGGCTCACCGAGCACGGCCACGAACCCGTCGACCACGGCGCCCACACCTTCGACGCCGACGACGACTACCCGCCGTTCTGCGTCGACGCCGCCCAGGCGGTCCTCGACGACAAGGGCTCGCTCGGCATCGTGATCGGCGGCTCCGGCAACGGCGAGCAGATCGCCGCCAACAAGGTCCCCGGCATCCGCTGCGCCCTGACCTGGAGCGTCGAGACCGCCCAGCTCGCGCGTCAGCACAACAACGCGCAGGTCATGGGCATCGGCGCCCGGATGCACTCGCTCGAGGAGGCCGAGCAGATCGTCGAGGCCTTCCTCACGACCCCGTGGAGCGAGGCCGACCGCCACCAGCGTCGGATCGACCTGCTGGCGACGTACGAGGAGACCGGCACCTTTGCCTGA
- a CDS encoding Fpg/Nei family DNA glycosylase, with the protein MPEGHTLHRLALDLTGTFGDKVVRSGSPQGRFEAAARLDGRTLLEATAHGKHLFVAFSDLEEQVHVHLGLYGAFTFVEDPEPPVVGQVRWRLSSGRATADLRGPTACELLTPDEIEAIHARLGADPLDPAADVERAADVVAASRAPIATLLMDQRVIAGVGNVYRAEVLFRHRIDPKLAGRDLRPGTFLTLWADLVDLMGEGVRTGRIDTVRPEHEPEAMGREPRVDDHGGEVYVYRRAGQPCLVCGTRVRTEVVAGRNLFWCPRCQRRR; encoded by the coding sequence TTGCCTGAGGGGCACACCCTCCACCGCCTCGCGCTGGACCTGACCGGGACGTTCGGCGACAAGGTCGTGCGCTCCGGAAGCCCCCAGGGCCGGTTCGAGGCCGCCGCCCGGCTCGACGGTCGGACCCTGCTCGAGGCAACGGCACACGGCAAGCACCTGTTCGTGGCGTTCTCCGACCTCGAGGAGCAGGTCCACGTCCACCTCGGCCTCTACGGCGCGTTCACGTTCGTCGAGGACCCCGAGCCGCCGGTCGTGGGCCAGGTCCGCTGGCGGCTCTCCTCGGGCCGTGCGACGGCCGACCTGCGCGGCCCGACCGCCTGTGAGCTGCTGACGCCGGACGAGATCGAGGCCATCCACGCCCGGCTCGGCGCAGACCCCCTCGACCCGGCGGCGGACGTCGAGCGGGCAGCGGACGTCGTGGCCGCGTCACGGGCGCCCATCGCGACCCTGCTGATGGACCAGCGCGTCATCGCGGGGGTCGGCAACGTGTATCGCGCCGAGGTGCTCTTCCGGCACCGCATCGACCCGAAGCTGGCCGGCCGTGACCTGCGACCGGGGACGTTCCTGACGCTCTGGGCCGACCTCGTCGACCTCATGGGCGAGGGTGTCCGCACGGGCCGGATCGACACGGTGCGCCCCGAGCACGAGCCCGAGGCGATGGGCCGCGAGCCGCGGGTCGACGACCACGGCGGCGAGGTCTACGTCTACCGCCGGGCGGGCCAGCCGTGCCTGGTCTGCGGGACGCGCGTGCGCACCGAGGTCGTCGCCGGCAGAAACCTCTTCTGGTGCCCACGTTGTCAGCGGCGCCGGTAG